The Salvelinus namaycush isolate Seneca unplaced genomic scaffold, SaNama_1.0 Scaffold794, whole genome shotgun sequence DNA segment gaactccttcaaggctgttggaaaagcattccaggtgaagctggttgagagaatgccaagagtgtgcaaagctgtaatcaagtcaaagtgtggctatttgaagaatctaaaatatataatatatattgatttgtttagcactcttttggttactacatgattccatatgtgttatttcatagttttgatgtcttcactattattgtacaatgtaaaaaatgagtaggtgttctaaaacttttgaccggtagtgtaagtcAATAACTgtcaaacgtgtgtgtgtgtgtgtgtgtgagagagtgtatgGGTGGGTATGTGTCTGTGCAtatgaaggggagagggagggaggatgaatATGTGTAGGAGGGCAGGAGAGAATGGGTGTGCGGGGGCATGGAGTATATGTTGTGTGTGAATGAAAGAGAATGGATGTGTAGaggggtgtgggtgtgtttgaGAAAAGGGGACAGGGGAGGTGGAGGTTGGGATAAATTTGGCCTGGCTGGGTAAGGGAAGGAGGGTAGGTGGTGATAAGCTTGGCTTGGGGGGTTAAGGATGGGAGGGGGAACAAGCTTGGCTTGGGGGGGTAAGGTTGGGAGGTGGGGATAAGCTTGACTTGGGTAGGGTTAAATGGGGGAGAGCAGGGAGGGGGTGGTGCAGAGAGATGGATTTGGTTTGGGATGGGGTTTTTTCTTCATTTTATTATGACTTGTAAATCCATTGTAAAATTAATAAGAGATCTGGACAGATAGGAAAGGAAGTCAAAGTTGTATTATTCCTCGTTTGTCATTTTAACTGCAATTTAATGGTGGATATTGGTGATAATGGAGAGGGACTATATCCAGGGGATTGGGATGGGGTGATTGGGAGGGCATCAGACACTTCTCTGAGGTGTGCTtgggtcttccactcatcccatTTCAGTCTCTTGGAGGACCCACTCACCCCAAGTAGACCCTCACCTGCCAATATACTTACATTTACCTTGTAAGGTAATACAAACCAACCACAGTACTTATGTGGTAGTCCTTcttaaaatgtacagtatgtacaatgtacgtacagtgcattcggaaagtattcagaacccttgactttttcaacattttgttacgttacagccttgttctaaaattgattaaatgttttttccccctcgttaatctacacacaataccccataatgacaaagcaaaaacaggtatcgCATATAAAAAAACTCAAGTATcacagttacataagtattcagcctgacagagcttgagaggctctgcagagacgaatgggagaaactccccaaatacaggtgtgccaagcttgtagcatcatacccaagaagactcaaggctgtaatcgctgccaatggtgcttcaacaaagtactgagtaaagggtctgaatacttatggaaatgttaTATTAGAATTTTTTATTTGcgatacctgtttttgctttgtcattatggggtattgtgtgtagattgatgagggggggaaactattttatccattttagaataaggctgtatcttAACAAAATGTGAAGTGCATCCTGGGTCTTCTTCTTGCTGCGCTTCAACTTCTCAATGGTTTTGTCCATTTCGGACATCTATGGGCAAAGATAATGATAAGCATAATGACAACCATCTTTCTCTGTCCTCATCAACGAGCCATCCTATTTAGGATAGTAGCTGGCTAATAGTAGCTGCCTATGCTGTCTATATCACGAAAGCAACTGCTCTCtagggtgtctctctctcatttgcaggctgtccctttctctctgtctgcccgcGCAAGTCCATGCAGCTGTAGGTGCAATGGATTGTGGTCATTTTAGTCAATTACCACATTTTCTGCACTAAACTATGTGGAATATTTATTCTCCTGTTGAAAACTACAACGTCCCGAAATATGtgcttgatttgatttctctctagagaaacggCACATTGAGCTCACATAATAAACTAActtaatggaattcaaataattgaaccgacgtCAGAGAATTGGTTGTTCTGAAACATTTTAATTACAGCTAAATCGCTCAATACTACTCACCATATCTTCATGTTTCGCAGTATTGGCCCGCTCTTTGTCAAAGGATATGGCGTGTAAGTTATTTTCCTCGTCCAGGCGCTCattttgtctctccatctcttgcacaatattctattggatagaaaaagaAAATGCTTAGTCAATTTAAACActatggagaagaaaaaaataataaaaaatctaataattgtcagcatgacaatgacatgTGATCAAGATAATATTTCTTAGAGACTCACCTCCAATTCCTGGATCTTCTCCAGAGATAAAGTGGCAGATTTTTCAGACAGCTTTTGCTTTTCTTTAAGTTCTTCGCCCTGAGGGGAACCCAGTAGAAATATACTGTCAAAACATTATGTACCTTAATTCACATTGAACTCAAAAGTCTGGATCTTAGTCAGTGAAAAGTCTCTGCAACTTACCTGTTGCTGCAGTTCAGCGACCTTTTGGAGTATCTCCTTCTTCTCTTGTTCAAGCTTTTTCATCCTGTCCACCATCTCTTTTTCAGTAGCGAATAAAAACCATGACAAGAGTATgaaatcagacatggtttacacaTGACAAGAACACCAGCCTGTAAGCAATATGAATGAGGATTCACTATGCACCCTAAATAGCCAGGGAGAAGAACTTACTTAGATATGACTTGCTTTTGACCTGTGAGAAGGAAAAGAAAAGTGGCAGCAAACAGCCTCCTCAACGGTAGCATACAATACATCATAGAATAACATAAAGCAATCagattatgaaattatgaaagcaGTAACTGTGCAACAACGACTTACAGATAGAATGCTCCTCCAGAAGAGGAAGCCGATGACCCCGGCACCTGCAGTGATCAGCACGGGTTCACAGGACACGCCGTAGAAGTCTGGACCTGGCTTCCAGTGCTCTGGCAGGCTGGTGACCATCTGGGGAGAGACAGGTCCAATCAGTGTTACTACAGCACCATGTCAGGCTTAGCAAATAAGTTGGGTAATAGCTGGGCTGAGATGACAGAAGAAAATAAGTGATGTTAAAAACATTGAACTAAACCATCAGGCATTCCAGTGTTCTGTTTACAAGCATGGCTAATGGTTATCCCACTGAGCACCCTCTCAGTCAATGCAGAGGCATATCTTCAGATCAAATCAAGGTGGGTTTAGAAAtagatgtagcctataacctagtTGTTGATCAAAATCAATAGAGAAGATTTGCCTTGACCTTATGCAATTAATGGGGATTGGATTGGACTGGGGCCCTACCACTGTCCAACCATGGTGACCTTTGCACAATACAGAACTTCCATCGCAGTCGCTCAGTGAAATTCAGGGATTGGCTAAATGAATCACCACAGAGTGGATCTAACTAACAAGCCTTAGGCCTATGTGGATTTAGAGTGCAAAAGATTGCATCATGTAGCCTTTCACCCTGTAAAATGGCCAATAAACAAAATAGATGATTACATGACATATCACTAGACATGAGCCACATGTAGATTTTAATGGCATGTAACCTCAAGTGATAGTTATGTAAGGGGAAGCTGTCAAAGCAAAATTCAACAACTTGAAGGCACCTCTCGATCTGAGACCCAGATATAGGAAGAACGGATACTGCTAGTCTGGAAAGTGAGCCATTTTTTAAATGAGGAAGAGGACAGGCAACTTCCACTTTGAAAAAAATCAACTAAAAGAGCAATTAAGTGATCCATTCTAGGCTGCAGCTATTTGGGAAATGCATTAGGTATTGTTGGACAAAATCATTCCCCAAGACAATGACGTTGCCAACAAGATTCAGTTTCAatgtagctagccagccagccatattGCGGCCTAAGACTtgactagccagctagctatatTGTAGCCAACTACTTACATATCGAAGTATAAGACAGGCAGTTGATCAGATTCTGTCATCAGGGGCAAAGTGGGTAAAGATGTTGTTTCTTCCGAATCCATCGCTACTGTACGTTACTTTGACAGTTGAGCTGGCTATCTAGTTAGTTTGGCTTGTGACTTGCAATGCAACTCGTTTGCTTAAACCCGAAAATCCTCATTTCACCAACTGATCAACGTAGTCgactgtaatattcatatgtgtaaacatactgaattataattggatgcattttaccgccatatcatactgtgctatgattggttaagaccacccaaatggttaggtcatggtcagtttgatgctggttggcgatacgtgaacatgccagttatagctagctaataaagagctacgttaagaaatatcctgtagtactgcattttaactttttttgtacaaagtgtgcaaaacaagacagtaTTGGTCTTCGGCACAACATATGCTTCAAAACGAGCTAGTATGTTTTCAGTACCTTTGGTACAAATTCCATGAGAAAGTACAGGGAACTAACTAGTCTTTTGAACAGTTTGTGACAGAGCTGCGTCTGCTTGTGAAAGACTGATTATGCAAACAAGGATGAGATGGTCAGGGACCGTATTGTATTTGGAATACACTCACCGCGAGTGAGAGAAACTTGAATGTTGGGTCTGAGGTAACGTTGGACAAAGCTATCGACATAGCCAGATCTCACGAGCTAGCACTGGCTCAGATGAAAACCATTTCGCGTGGTAACACGAGCGCATCACGTGAACAAGCAGTGCACGCAGTCAGGCAGacatcaaagcacacctccggtgcACAGAGAGCGCGttttagaacagagagagacataacTCCAAAACAGAGCGACACAGACTCAAAACGCCCCAAAACATGTGGATGTTGCGGATACAAAGTG contains these protein-coding regions:
- the LOC120042869 gene encoding transport and Golgi organization protein 1 homolog gives rise to the protein MSIALSNVTSDPTFKFLSLAMVTSLPEHWKPGPDFYGVSCEPVLITAGAGVIGFLFWRSILSVKSKSYLKMVDRMKKLEQEKKEILQKVAELQQQGEELKEKQKLSEKSATLSLEKIQELENIVQEMERQNERLDEENNLHAISFDKERANTAKHEDMMSEMDKTIEKLKRSKKKTQDT